From the genome of Sporomusa sphaeroides DSM 2875:
CAGTCCATAGGCTTTTGCCAGGCGGGCCGCATACTCGTAGCATAATGCCCCTTCCGGCGAGCCGATGGCGATACTGCCTGTTCTCATATCGGCGGTAGTAGACTGCGAGCCATAAACAACCGGTGTTCCCGCTCTCAGCATCTGGGCCACCGCAATCCCTGCCAACACTTCCGCATTGGTCAGCGCAATCGTACCTGCCAGTGTAACCGGTGCCGTAGTCCCGGCCATGGAGGCGGCCGCAATAATGACCGGCTGCGAGTGCTTAACAAATACTAGCATGGTTTCCAGCATATTTTTGTCAAATTGCAGCGGCGTATTGGTGTTAACAATGGTAATGGCTCTGGCATGCCTGCTTAAGTCTTCTTTGCCGAAAACCGTCGCCAGCATATCCATCAAGGCCTGCACTTCCTCGCCGGAACCGGTGCCTGTTACAATTCCCTTATCGGAAAAGCAAAAGGTGGCATACAGCATCATAGCAATAGAATATTTGCCGCTTAGTTCTGCAGGCTGAACTACAAAGCCGCCGTTGCATTTATAGAGGTCGCTTTGATGATACAACTTAAGAAAATTAATGTAATCGTTCATTGTTGCCGGACGTTTGGAACCGTCACTGCCGGAAATGGCAGGCGACCCGCTGCCCGGACAACATTCCACATGCTCGCCGCCGACAACCATATCATAGCGGGGATTGCGGGCATACAGCGTAAAGCAGGACGGCGCTTTGCCCACCCATTCAGCTATTTGCTCCCTTTTGAAAAATGCCGTTTGCCCGGACACCGTTATTCCCTTCTGCTCTAAGAGCAGAGTAACCTCCGGGTGATGGAACTTCATGCCGGTTTTCTCCAGAATTTGCATGGAGGCTTCATGGATTTGTCTTAGATCCTCTTCCATATTGTCAAATTGCATTTTTTCTCCCCCTATTTTTATTCGGCAAAGCAAGATTTCCGCCACTGGTAACATTGGTGTCCGTTCAGGTGGAGCAGAACGCGCCACCTGAACTCCAATGTTTCAGCAAAGCTGAAACCAGTTCACTTACTATATTTGAAACTTAGCGACATTTTCCTGCAGTTCTTGCGCCAGCCGGGAAAGCGCCTGACTGGAGGAGGCAATTTCCTGGACTGACGCCGACTGTTCTTCTGTTGACACCGATACCGTCTGGGCCTGGCCTGTCGCTTGCTTGCTGAAAGCTTCAATTTGTTTTACCGCTCCGGCCATTTGCTGGCTGCCCTGGGTTATTTCCTTGATAGCTGCCGATATATGATTGACTTCGTCAGATACCTGACCAACTAATGCCGTAATTTCTTTAAAAGCCTGACCGGCGGTATTAATGACCTCAATTCCCCGCTGAACCTCCCGGGCATTATCATCCATTACTTCCACAACCTGCACAGTATCCCCTTGAACCTGGCCAATCATTGCGCCAATTTTCCGGGCAGCCTCCTGCGACTGTTCTGCCAGCTTGCGGACTTCTTCGGCAACAACGGCAAAGCCCCGCCCCTGCTCGCCGGCACGGGCGGCTTCAATGGCCGCATTCAGGGCAAGCAAGTTAGTCTGTCCCGCAATGCCGGAAATAGCATCAATAATTTGTCCAATCTCTCCTGACTGGTTGCTAAGTTTAGTGACCGCTGCCGCAGCTGCCTGAGTGGATTGGGCGATAATAGTCATCTGATTAATTGCCGTTTCCACCGTTCTGCCGCCGTCAGCCGCTTTGTCAACAGCATGGACGGAGCTGCCGGCCACTTCGCTGGCATTGCCGGCCACTTGCCGGATATTGCCTGATATCTGCTCCACTATTTTAAAAGTGTCATCAATGGCTGTCAGTTGTGCCTCCATTCCCCTGGCCACATCGTTAACCGAGATTGCAACCTGGTTCACAGACTGAGCCGACTGGTCGGCGCTTGCTGTAAGCTGCTGGGAAGAGGCTGCCAGTTGTTCTGCCGTACTTGCTGTTTTGCCAATCATCGCTCGCAGATTTTGCACCATCCGGGCAATGCTGTCCGCCAGAATGCCAACTTCGTCTTTTGTCCCCCGCCGTGGAACCTCGGCACACAAATCCCCGCCTGCCACCCGTTGCGCCACCTCTGCCAGTGCTGCCAGCGGGCGGGCAATGGAACGGCCCATGACCAGGGCTGCCATAAGCCCCACAATAAGACAGATTATGCCTACGACTATCAGAGTATTGCTAATAGCCTTGGAACTGGCCGCGATTTCCGTGGCAGGTATAACAGAAATTAATCGCCAGTTTGTCTCCGGTGAGGTAAAGATATTGGCAAAGTACTCTGTGCCGTCAATGCTAATATCCAAAGTACCGGAATTCATTCCCGCGACTTGCTGAAACGCCGTAATATCTGCCAGCTTTTTTGAGTTGTTTTCCGGCTTTTTCGGATCGGCGATAACCGTTCCTGCATTATCTGCTAATATTACATAACCCTGCTCGCCAATTCTGATATTTTCTATTTCTTTTGTCAGACCATCCAGGCTTACATCAAGCCCCTGGACACCAATCACCTCGCCTGCGGCATTGACAATGGTTTTGGTTGTGCTTATGTAATATGTTTGGTTAAAGCTGTAGGGATTACTTCTGCCTACTCTGCCGGCATGCTCCATGGCACTTGTATAATAAGGCCGGCTTGCCGGATCATAAGCAGCGGGAATCTCGGCCACAGGCCATTGAATATAGCCCTTAACGGCGGTTGCCATGTAGACATAGGCAAATTTGGGGTGAGTCTTGGCAAAATGTTCGTAAAGGTTATAAATGTCTGATTCAATGCCCGGGGTTTGCAAGGGCGTATTCACAATAGGCTTCTCTGTGTGCAAATAAGAGCGGATAGAGGTATCCGCCTTGGTTACGGCAGAATGGGTGGCCAAATAATCGCAATTCTCATTTACCGCCTCAAAAAATGTATTAATCGTATTATTAACCTGGATCATTTCTTTTGTTGTCGATGTAACAAAATCTTGTTTTGTTTTTGTTTTTTCGAAATTCAGGAAAATAATACTGATGATGATGACAGGTGTAATGAATAACACCAAAAAAACTGCTATCAGTTTGCTTTGCATACTTGCGAAATTAATACTCCCCTTTTTCATGCACACCTCACTGCAATAAACTATTTACATAAACCCATAATACGGCTTTTGGGCTACGGCCTGGTGGA
Proteins encoded in this window:
- a CDS encoding trimethylamine methyltransferase family protein encodes the protein MQFDNMEEDLRQIHEASMQILEKTGMKFHHPEVTLLLEQKGITVSGQTAFFKREQIAEWVGKAPSCFTLYARNPRYDMVVGGEHVECCPGSGSPAISGSDGSKRPATMNDYINFLKLYHQSDLYKCNGGFVVQPAELSGKYSIAMMLYATFCFSDKGIVTGTGSGEEVQALMDMLATVFGKEDLSRHARAITIVNTNTPLQFDKNMLETMLVFVKHSQPVIIAAASMAGTTAPVTLAGTIALTNAEVLAGIAVAQMLRAGTPVVYGSQSTTADMRTGSIAIGSPEGALCYEYAARLAKAYGLPCRGGGSLTDAKSLSVQAGYETMLTQLTTQRAGMNLMFQSSGIMDGYASMSYEKFIVDLEIIKMARRYLAGVAVNRDTLAVDVINEAGIAGQFLTAEHTMKHCRKEPFIPEISLRGTVTGDPTAKLLETIHSKKDKMLNTYQQPELPLEIQQQLVQYLAGKGFDKTYIESLQHM
- a CDS encoding methyl-accepting chemotaxis protein; translated protein: MKKGSINFASMQSKLIAVFLVLFITPVIIISIIFLNFEKTKTKQDFVTSTTKEMIQVNNTINTFFEAVNENCDYLATHSAVTKADTSIRSYLHTEKPIVNTPLQTPGIESDIYNLYEHFAKTHPKFAYVYMATAVKGYIQWPVAEIPAAYDPASRPYYTSAMEHAGRVGRSNPYSFNQTYYISTTKTIVNAAGEVIGVQGLDVSLDGLTKEIENIRIGEQGYVILADNAGTVIADPKKPENNSKKLADITAFQQVAGMNSGTLDISIDGTEYFANIFTSPETNWRLISVIPATEIAASSKAISNTLIVVGIICLIVGLMAALVMGRSIARPLAALAEVAQRVAGGDLCAEVPRRGTKDEVGILADSIARMVQNLRAMIGKTASTAEQLAASSQQLTASADQSAQSVNQVAISVNDVARGMEAQLTAIDDTFKIVEQISGNIRQVAGNASEVAGSSVHAVDKAADGGRTVETAINQMTIIAQSTQAAAAAVTKLSNQSGEIGQIIDAISGIAGQTNLLALNAAIEAARAGEQGRGFAVVAEEVRKLAEQSQEAARKIGAMIGQVQGDTVQVVEVMDDNAREVQRGIEVINTAGQAFKEITALVGQVSDEVNHISAAIKEITQGSQQMAGAVKQIEAFSKQATGQAQTVSVSTEEQSASVQEIASSSQALSRLAQELQENVAKFQI